A region of bacterium DNA encodes the following proteins:
- the queF gene encoding preQ(1) synthase: protein MGDEKKYGAKMIEEARLEAVPNPSPDRDYVIDFSIPEFTCLCPISGFPDFATMRIRYIPGTQIVELKSLKLYINRFRDQSLFHEQAVNRILDDLVAVCAPKWVWVEGDFNVRGNIKTKIRAMHGERPPGVPD from the coding sequence GTGGGCGATGAGAAAAAGTACGGCGCGAAGATGATCGAGGAGGCGCGGCTCGAGGCGGTGCCCAATCCATCTCCCGATCGGGACTACGTGATCGACTTCAGTATCCCCGAATTCACCTGCCTATGCCCGATCAGCGGCTTTCCCGATTTCGCGACCATGCGCATCCGGTACATCCCGGGAACGCAAATCGTCGAGCTCAAATCGCTCAAGCTCTACATCAATCGTTTCCGCGACCAGTCACTTTTCCACGAGCAGGCCGTGAACCGGATACTGGACGATCTGGTGGCAGTCTGCGCCCCCAAGTGGGTCTGGGTCGAGGGCGATTTCAACGTCCGGGGAAACATCAAGACCAAAATCCGCGCCATGCACGGCGAGCGCCCCCCCGGCGTTCCGGACTAG